The sequence GCCAACTCTGCGCTGCCGTCACCGTCGGTGTTTACCGCCTCCCAGCTCAATCCGCTCGCTAGCCTGGTGAGCCTGGTGGGGGTAGCCGCCATTTTTTGCTTTCTGCTCTTTGGCCGACGGTAGGCTTCACCTAAATCAGGGGGTTTGAGGCTAGGCCACAGCCGCAACCCCCCTGATTGGCAGCCCTTAGCTCAGCAGAATCTGCCCAGCAGCGGCGACCCCAGCCCCCGGTGTGAACTGGTTGTAACCTAGCTTGGTTAGCGTAGCCTCGATCGCAGCGACGGCGGTGAGAATATCGCGATCGCCTACAAAGCCCAGGTGGCCAATGCGAAAGATCTGACCCTTGAGGTGGTCTTGGCCTCCCGCGAGCGCAATATCAAACTGCTTCTTCATCACCGAGCGAACCTGCTCAGCCTCAACCCCCTGGGGCATGACAGCGGTGATCGCTGGGCTAGCGCAGTCATCGGCCCCAAACAGCGGCAGGTTGAGCGCGGTCATGGCGGCGCGGGTGGCCCGCTTTTGGCGATCGTGGCGGGCAAAGATCGCCTCTAGGCCCTCTTTCTGCATCATTTGCAGCGCCGCTTGCAGGGCAAAAAACATATTCACCGGCGGCGTAAAGGGAGTAGTGTTCTTAGCCGCATTTTTGCTGTAGGGCTTGAGGTCGAGGTAGTACTTGGGCAAGGTCGCGGTTTCGTAGGCCTGCCACGCCTTGGCGCTGACGCTGACAAAAGCCAAACCGGGGGGAATCATATAGCCCTTCTGAGAACCAGAAGCCACCACGTCTAGCCCCCACGCATCCACCGGTACCGAGGTTGCCCCCAGGCTAGTCACTGCATCGACCATGATCAGCGCGCCGTGGGCTTTGACATGGCGGTTGATGGTTTCCAAATCGTTGAGCACCCCGGTGGAGGTTTCGCTGTGAGTGACAATCACCGCCTTGATCTCTTTGGCGGTGTCGGCGTCAAGAGCAGCCTTGATGTCGTCAGGATTCAGGGGTTTGCCCCACTCGGCGGTCACGTCCTGTACCGCTAGGCCGTAGGCGCGGGCCACTTCGCCCCAGCGTTCGCCAAATTTGCCGTTGCTGGCCACCAGCACCTTGTCGCCCGCGCTGAGAAAGTTGATGATGCCTGCTTCCATCGCCCCGGTGCCGCTGGCGGCCAGCACCAGCACGTCGTTTTGGGTCTGGTGCAGCCACTTGAGGTTTTCGGTGACCTCGGCCATGATCGCGCTAAACTCGCCGCTGCGGTGGCCCATGGGGTGCTTGGCCATGGCCAACAGCACCTGCTCGGGTACGGGGGTCGGCCCCGGAATCATCAGCATCAACTTGTTATCCATGCCTTACTGCCCCAACTCTGCAACTAAAGAAACAAACCTCCAGCTTACCAATAAGGACGGGAGGGGCTGACAATTTTTTGGAGTGTTGTAAGACCAAATCGGAATGGCATAACCCCGATTCCCAAAAGTCCAAACCGCAGGGGCGCATGGCATACACCCTGCTGAATCAGGGGTAACCAAACAGGATGCAGGATAAGAAGCCCACTTCGCTGGGTCTAGCCTTACCGATCGCCGAGGTTTCGGCACGGCAAGCCGTTGGCTAAACTAGCAAACAAAGAATGGCAGCAGACCCCTGAACAAAAAACGAACTGCCCTAGGTATGCGTTATCTAGCTAGCGATCGCCCCAGTTCAAAGAACGTTTTCACACACTACCCATGACTCTTCCGCTCACCCTTCACCAACTGAAGGCCCAACCCATTACTCCTCAAGCCTTTGCTCCCTTTGGCCAAGTGATTTTTCCCAGTGCTGACGAAGCCCCCTTTGGCCCCGCCGATGCTCAGCTCAGGCTAGATGCAGGCATTCCCCGCTTTTACATCATGACGCTGGCGGCCAAGGGCACCCGATTTCGCACCATTACCCGGCACCAGCGCTGCACCCAGTGCCTAGGGGCGCTAGAGGGCAAAGACTGGCTGATGGCGGTGGCTCCACCAGGAGCGGCGGCCCAACCCAACCCGCAAGACATTCGCGCCTTTCATATTCCTGGCAACTGCTTTATTAAGCTGGAGGTGGGCACCTGGCATGCAGGGCCATACTTTCGCCACGCCGCTGTCAGCTTTTACAACCTAGAGCTGAGCAATACGAATGAGGTTGACCACCAGACCTGCGACCTGGCGGGGGAGTTGGGGTTGGAGTTTGAGATGGTGGATGGGTAGGGGGTGGATGGGTGGGCGGGTAGGCGGGTAGTTCAGGCTTCATTCACTCATCCACTAGCGAGCGATCGCAGCCTCCACTGCCCCAGCCGCCAGGGGTGGCAGCACATAGGCCGTGGCTTGTTTGATCGGCTGCGATCGCAGTCCATAGGCCACCTTACCCCCCGTAGCCTCGGCATACTGGCGACAAAATTCAGCCAGGTCGGGGGCCGCCGTCTGGGGCGAAAGACCGTTAAAGATAAAGGTGAGCTTACCAGGGGCGCTGAGGGCAGCATTGCAAGCCTGGCCACAGGCGGCCATACAGCGCACCGGCTGAATTGCGATGGCGTGCTCACCGTCTAGACAGCGGGTGAGTTGATCGATTAGGTACTGGCCCCCGGTGTTGTCGCCTGCCGCTGGAGCCGGCTGAGGAAACTTACACAGGGAGCAAACAAATAGCGTGGACTGTTGGGTCATGGGATTCACAAAATAAGTAAATTGGCTGCACCAGCCAGTCATGCTGTGCGGTTGGCGGTGCAAGTTGGACCTTAAAGAGAGGAAGTAACCGTAAACTCAGCGCTGCGATGGCCCATTTGGCGAGAGCACTCTGGTGGCGGCACGGCCCATCCCTTCAGGCAAGAGAGGTGAGGTGGCGAGTCGCCTAGCAGCAGCAAAATGGCATCTTGTTCGGGGTCGTAGGTAACGACAGCGGTTTCTACGACGGGTTGTTGGTCGGCGGCTAAGCCCAAGTCGCCCCAGCAGGTCGCCAGATCGGCCTGGGGCACAAAGCGGGCGGTATAGGGCACCGCCGTACAGCTCCAGTCCACCGTGGCGGTGGGGATATGGATCTCGCAGACCACCATACCAGGGCCGTGGTGCAACCATCCCTGCCAGGCCAGGTGACCGAGGGGCAGCCAATAGTCTCGAATAAACAGGGGCTGCCAGTCGCCAAAACAGCCCTGCCATAACGTGTCTTGTACGCGCATGGCCACTACCCTACGCGACTGAAAACGGTCAAAAACAAAGGTCCAGGGAAGCAGCGCCCCAGGGCCAACCAAAAACTATAAGTCACCTGTACCTCGCAGATGGATATGACGGTGGGCATCCATCGGCGGGCATTCTGACTTGACGATTTTAAATGGGCAATGCTGAATTCTGGAAAGATGTGGATCCAAAATTTCAAATTGGCCAACCAAAACCGGCTCACAGCTGCGGGACAGTGGCAGATGTTCGCTGCGCTTTCCCCGTTTCCTTTAGTGGCTGATCCCCACTAAAACCGATAGAGCTGCATCCTAACACCCTAGGGGCTGAGCAACACGCTATCGGTCGATTGATTTGTGGCGACCTCAGCCATTGAGACGAACTCTACCAGCCCTAGGTGGCCCGACGGCGGCGGTGGGCGGCCATATAGATGACGTTGCTACCGGCGCGGTGGTCGCTATGGGCCGCAAGCAACCCCGAGGCTTTGACCCGCTCAGCTAGAGCCAGAGTTAGGGTGGCACCGGCCTCAGGGGGCACTAAGAGTTGCTTAAAGCTGACCGTCAGCTCGGTATCGGGTGCCCAGTCGTGCTGACGAATCCAGCAGCGATCGCGATCGCACCGCGTTACTACGAAGTCGGGCACGTGGTCATCTTGGCCCTTGAGGCGAACTTGTGACCCTGGTCGAATCGTTAAAGAAGCCATAGCGCTGCACCTACAGTAGGCTAGCTGTCACAGACTCAAAGATAGTGCATTTGAACTGCTTTTTGAACAGAAGCTATATAGAAAATTAATTATTATTGGTTTTATTTTACGAGATCACACTGCGATTGGGGTTAACGGTGGGGCCTGGGGCGGCAACCACTTTGGTTAAGATATGTCCTCGCTGAGAACCGGACTGAACGGCAGGCGGTTGAGCACCCTAAGATTGCTTACGGTCTAGCCCCTATGACGGTGGCCGTAAGACTTCCCCTAGATTCCGGTGGGCTGGGTACACCCCAGGGCTCATGCCCTGTGGCAGACTAAGGGCATTGTTGTAGTCACTGATCTATGCCCCTTCAGAGCCTGGTTTTGCAAGCCCTTCAGCAGCGGCGCGATCGCCTGGCCCAGCAACATCCTGGACCGGTAATGCTGTGGTCGGGACGGGCGGTGTCACGCAACTTTCCGGCCAATGTGTACCCCTTTCGGGCCAATAGTCACTTCTTGTACTTTGCCGGTTTGTCCCTGGCCAATGCCGCCATTCACCTAGAGGGGGGCCAGCTCACGCTCTTTATGGATGACCCTACACCCGAGGCTGCCCTTTGGCACGGGCCAGCTCCCAGTCGAGAGGCGATCGCCGCTGAGATAGGGGCTAATGCCGCCTACCCCTATGGGCACGCCGAGCGCTACCGCCAAGCGGCCGCCACCCTGCCCGCCCAGAACTCGATCGAGCGCGATCGCAGCCTTGCTCTAGTAGAGGCCTTGGTTGCCCTGCGCCTGCACCACGACACAGCGGCCCTAGAGCAGATCAAAGCAGCGGCAGCGGTTTCAGTCTTGGCTCACCAGGCGGGTATGGCAGCAACCCCCAAGGCAAAGACCGAAGCCCAGGTGCGAGCCGCCATGGAGCAGGTGATTATGGCCCACGACATGACCTGCGCCTACAACAGCATTGTCACCGTGCATGGCGAGGTGCTGCACAACGAGCAATACCACCACACCCTGGCCCCCAATGACTTGTTACTGGCCGATGTCGGAGCCGAAGCCCCCAGCGGCTGGGCCTCAGATATTACCCGCACCTGGCCGGTTTCGGGGCGGTTTACTCCGGCTCAGCGGGAGATCTATACCGTCGTGCTAGCAGCCCACGATGCCTGCATTGCCGCCGCCAAACCAGGGATAGAATATCGCGATCTGCACCTGCTGGCCTGTCGCACCCTGGCCCAGGGGCTAGTCGAGCTAGGTCTACTCCAGGGGCAACCCGACAGTCTAGTAGAACGAGATGTCCACGCGCTGTTCTTTCCCCACGGGGTGGGGCACCTGCTGGGGCTAGACGTGCACGATATGGAAGATTTGGGTGATGTAGCGGGCTATGCGCCCGGCAGACAGCGCAGCGATCGCTTTGGCCTCAAGTTTTTACGGTTAGACCGGCCCCTGGCGGCCAATATGGTCGTCACCATTGAGCCGGGCTTTTACCAGGTACCGGGCATTCTGGCCCCGGCCCGGCAGTCGGGTCTCTACGACGACGCGGTGAACTGGGAGCGCCTGGAGGCTTTCCGGGAGGTGCGCGGGATTCGTATTGAGGACGATGTGCAAATTACTGCCACCGGCTGCACGGTCTTAACGGCGGCTCTGCCCACCCAAGTCGAAGCTATAGAAACGTTGGCCAGCGCGGCTTGAGAGCTGGATTACCGCAAATCGGTGACGCCACCGCAGCCGTCTACATCCAGCAGGGCTGGCCTTTCAGACTGGCCTTTGATGACGGCTCTGGGATAGAGCAGCTATCCAGCAGCCTGGGGGGCTGATATGATCGAAGTACCCTAGTCATGAACCGTTTCCTATGGATTCTTTAGAGCTTGCACCCCAGACCCAGTCTAATCTGCGGGTCGGCCTAGGCCGAGTGTTAGTCGTTGAAGACGAGGAGCTGATTCGAGAAACGGTAGCCCTGGGGCTAGCGGAAGAGGGATTTGACATTTTAGTGGCAGAAGATGGGTTGACGGCGTTAGATATGTTGGGCGGCACCTCAGTGTCGAGCCACGCCAACCGACCTGAAATCAACCTGGTGGTGCTTGACCTAATGCTGCCTGGCATGAATGGGTTAGACCTCTGTCGGCTGCTGCGCCACCAAAGTATTGATGTGCCCATTTTGGTGCTGAGTGCCAAGGGCACCGAAACCGACCGAGTGGTGGGCCTTGAAATTGGGGCCGACGACTATTTGACTAAGCCCTTTGGCATGCGTGAGCTGGTGGCTCGGTGCCGGGCCTTGCTGCGCCGCCAGCGGGGTAAGGGCAAGACCGAGAAAGACAATGTTCTTCAGTTTGAAGACATTACCCTGCATCCCCAAGAGTGCCGGGTCTTTCTCAAAGGGGAAGAAATTAACCTTTCGCCTAAAGAATTTCGCATCCTAGAGCTATTTATGGGACAACCCCGTCGGGTTTGGTCTCGCGACCAAATCATCGATCAGGTGTGGGGCCACGACTTTATGGGCGACAACAAAACTGTAGATGTGCACATTCGCTGGATTCGCGAAAAACTAGAGGTTGACCCTAGCCATCCTCACTATTTAAAAACCGTGCGCGGCTTTGGATATCGCCTCGGATAATCCCAGCATCCCTCTCTGGATAGAGATAGTTTAAAGTTTTGTAATTTTTTTCGGGGTGATTACTCCGCCAGGGTTTACTTCAGCAACAAATAAACCCAGCCTCCTAACTTCTCGTCTAGGCTGTGGGGGCAGGGTTTAATCATTCGGACTGTGCACCCGGTTGTGGGTGTGTGATTTTGAGAATTTGCCTGTTATCGCCTTACCGGTTGGTAATGTTATGCCGTTAACCATTCTCATTGCCGAAGATGACGAGGGCACTCGCCTATCGCTGTGCGACTACTTGGAGCTAGAAGGCTACTCGGTGTTGATGGCCAGCCATGGGGAAATGGCCTTGCAGCAAGTGTTTACCCATCAACCGCAGCTGATCATTACCGATGTGGGTATGCCTGGCTTGGACGGTTATACCCTGGTGCAAAAGGTGCGACAGTTACCGGCCTTTCGGCTCTTGCCAGTGATCTTCTTAACGGCTCACAACCAAACCCAAGACCGCATTCGGGGTTACCAGATGGGGGGCGATCTGTACCTGCCCAAGCCCTTTGAGCTGACAGAAATTGGGGCTATCGTGCGGAATTTGCTGGAGCGATCGCAGCTGATTCAATCGGCGTGGATTCAGCAGGTGGCGCTCTCGACTGCGCAGCAGCGGGCCATGCAGACAGAGGATAGCTCCGCCGAGGTGGCTCCCTGGAGCCCAACTCCCTCAGAGCTCATGGCTGATTTTACCGCCCGCGAACAGGATGTGCTGGCGTTGCTCTCAGACGGGCTGTCGAATTCTCAGATCGGCGATCGCCTGTTTTTAAGCCCTCGCACCGTTGAAAAGTACGTCAGCAGCCTGTTGCGCAAAACGGAAACCAGCAATCGCTCAGAGCTGCTGCGCTTTGCCATCAGCCACCACTTGGTGCCCTAGGCCAAATCTTTCCGGAACTGCCGCCGCGATCGCTGTTAGACCATTGCAGCGGGTAACTGTGAGCCCGCTCTAATCAGCGGGATGAACTGCCATGAAACGTGTTTTACCGATAGTGCTGCTAGGGCTGGCCCTGGCGGGAGGACTGGCCTACGGGGTGCGATCGCACCGCCTAGAACCGCCCGCCGCTGAGGGTCCAGTCACATCGGTGCCGCCTGCCACCTCGGCACCAGGCGGCGATACTACCGATCAACGGGTGATTCCAGGGGAGCGGGTAGGGCCGGTCACCCCCCAAACCAGCCGGGCCGACCTGGCCGCCATCTACGGTGAAGCGGCCCTGAGGGATAGCGACATTGACATGGGGGAAGGATTCACCGAGGCGGGCACCGTGGTCAACCCCGGCTCTGACCACCAGTTTGCCGTGGTTTGGCAGGATGCGACCCGCCGCGATCGGCCCAGTTTAGTCAGAGACTTCGGCCCAGCCTGGCGCACGCCGGAGGGGCTGGGGATAGGCGTGACTTATGCGACGGTCAAGGCGGCCCTAGGCGACTTTCAAATCTACGGGTTTGCCTGGGACTACGGCGGCACTATCGACCTCAAAGGCAGCCAGTTGGAGCACTACGACAACCAGCTGATGCTCCGCATGCCCCCCGCCGAGGGTGCGGCCGATGCCCACCAGCAAGCCTACGAAACCGTCATGGGCGATGCTCTCTTTGATGGTGACCATCCGGCCCTAGGGCAGCTCGACCTATCGGTACACGAGATGGTGGTTTACTTTGACCCTGCCCCTTAGCCCGAGAGACCACTGCGGGTGGGGTACTGGCGCAGCAGGCTAAACAGTCCCTGGCCGTTGAAGCTACGCGGATCCATGCGGTTACCGGAGCGATCGACCGCCTGGTGGGTAGTAATGCGATTGTCGGGAATGGTGGTTTGGGCCAACAGCCAGGCCAGCGAAGCGTACTGGGCCTGGGTGTAACCGCTGTGGCTGCGGCGGTTGTTCATGCCATCGCCAGGGGTCTCTAACGAGATGTGGTAGGCAAAATTGTTGACCGAGGGGGGAAAGGCCGGATTAGTACGCACGGTTTCTGGCCCATTGGGGCCATTGAAAACAGAGTTGCCCGCCCCAAAGGCCCGTTTTTCGGGAGGCACAATGTAGTAGACCGTGCCATCGCGGCCAATCAGGGTGTGATAGCTGACCTGGTCTTGGTCTCGGGGATGGTGGGTACGAAACAGGTTGAGGGCGCTCTGGGCAGAGCCAACGGTTTCGTGGATCACCGCAATAAAGTCGTTGTGCAGCACCTGGCCATTGATGTCGGTGGCAAAGCGATCGCCATAGTTGCTGGGGTCAGCCAAGGCCGTGACCTGCCGAGGAGAGGCAGCTTGGGCCAACGGGAGGGCTGCGGGAGCGGCAAAATCGGTGGGGCCGGGCTGCATGGCCTTGAGGGGTTGCAGCGCTACGTCAGGGGTGGTTTGCATCGGGGGGAGACCACTGACCGTCAGCTGAGGTTGCAGCGGCCCAGCTGCCCGCGCTGGGCTGAGTCCCAAACCCAGTAGGGTTACCAATGCCCCAACTAAAGCAAGCCATATCCAGCGACGAGTCACGGCAATTTCCCCAGTGCGTTGTTTGCTCTATTTTGTAGCGCGAAATGGGCAAAACGAACGTTCGTCTAGCGATCAATTACGTCGCCCTAGCGCAGGCAAGCGTTGTAATAAAAATGCGGTAAAGAAACTAAGAGGCCCAGCGATCGAGGGCCCGCTTTCCTCCCCAGCGGGCGACGATCTCATCGTCGTAGCTGTCGGCAATGCGAATGACGGTGGTGACAGAGTGGTTGAGTTCCAGGCGATCGCAGCTTTCACCCACCAGACTGTGCTCAAACACAATGTCGTCTTCGGCATCGTAGGCAAAGCGACCAAAATAAATGCCGTTGTTTTCTCGCAGCAGGTAGTAGCCCAGCTCGGGAGTTAGATCAATGTCGGTGACCACGTAGGCCCGAGTGGTGATCAGAGTTTCGTCGGTGTGCCAGGGCACCACCCGTGTCGAGGCTACCGCCGACCCCAGGTTGACGATGAACAGAGGTTCATCCTCAAATACCACCAGCGATTCGCCAAACAATTCGTGCATCCAGGGCAGAATGCGATGGTAAACCGTCTCTTGACTAGGGGTCTTAAACTCCATAGCGCTCATAAAAGGTGCGAACAGGTCAACCTCAGCCCTGGGCCAACGCCTTAGCCAAAGTCTTAACAGAGTAGCCCTAACTGGGCCTTAGGCAAAGCTACTATTCTATTGTCTCATCCCAGCTACAGAACGCCATGGGTGGTCACAACCTGCAATCGATCCCCTTGGGGAATCTCTAGGGATTCCGCTAAAATTCCTCCAAATTCCTTCAAAGTACTGACCCCGGAGGCTCGCTGCTGAGAAAATGGCGGTCCTTGCAGTAGGCTTTGGAGGGTTACCCCAACCCTTTCTCGTCATGCCGATGTCTTCAATGCCTATGGCCTGCATTGTCTTTACCGATCTCGACGGCACGCTGCTCAATGGCGAAACCTATGCCTACCAGGCAGCTCTGCCCACCCTGGCTCAGCTCACCAAGCGAGGCATTCCGGTGGTGCCAGTCACCAGCAAAACCCGCCAAGAAGTGGCGCAGCTGCGTCAGGATGTGGGACTGCACGACCCCTTTGTGGTCGAAAACGGCAGCGCAATTTACATTCCCCTTGACCAAGACCAGTTTGCCCTGCCGTCAGGGGACGATGTCGATGGCTATCGGGTGGTGCAACTGGGCTGCAACTACGTGACCGCTCGGGCCGGGCTGAAGGCGATCGCCCAGGATCTGGGCCGCCCCCTAAAGGGCTTTGGCGACTGGAGCATCGACCAAGTCGTGCAGCTGACTGGGCTGTCGCCAGCCGAAGCCAAGCAGGCTAAGGCTAGAGACTTTACTGAACCCTTTATGACCCCTAAAAATGTGCCCGCTGATCAGCTGCGCGAGGCGGTAGAAGCCATGGGGTTTCGGGTGGTGATTGGCGATCGCTTTTCCCATCTGATTGGAGCTGAAGCAGGCAAGGGCAACGCCGTCCAACAGCTGGTGAAGTTCTTTCAAACCAACAACCCCGAGGCCCAAACCATTGCCACGATCGGCCTGGGCAACAGCCCCAACGACCTCGATATGCTCGAAAACGTTGACTACC is a genomic window of Nodosilinea sp. E11 containing:
- a CDS encoding HAD-IIB family hydrolase, with amino-acid sequence MPMSSMPMACIVFTDLDGTLLNGETYAYQAALPTLAQLTKRGIPVVPVTSKTRQEVAQLRQDVGLHDPFVVENGSAIYIPLDQDQFALPSGDDVDGYRVVQLGCNYVTARAGLKAIAQDLGRPLKGFGDWSIDQVVQLTGLSPAEAKQAKARDFTEPFMTPKNVPADQLREAVEAMGFRVVIGDRFSHLIGAEAGKGNAVQQLVKFFQTNNPEAQTIATIGLGNSPNDLDMLENVDYPIVLPGAHGAHPRLADRGWPIAPAPAPEGWAMAVENALTQIAA
- a CDS encoding alanine--glyoxylate aminotransferase family protein, with the translated sequence MDNKLMLMIPGPTPVPEQVLLAMAKHPMGHRSGEFSAIMAEVTENLKWLHQTQNDVLVLAASGTGAMEAGIINFLSAGDKVLVASNGKFGERWGEVARAYGLAVQDVTAEWGKPLNPDDIKAALDADTAKEIKAVIVTHSETSTGVLNDLETINRHVKAHGALIMVDAVTSLGATSVPVDAWGLDVVASGSQKGYMIPPGLAFVSVSAKAWQAYETATLPKYYLDLKPYSKNAAKNTTPFTPPVNMFFALQAALQMMQKEGLEAIFARHDRQKRATRAAMTALNLPLFGADDCASPAITAVMPQGVEAEQVRSVMKKQFDIALAGGQDHLKGQIFRIGHLGFVGDRDILTAVAAIEATLTKLGYNQFTPGAGVAAAGQILLS
- a CDS encoding ureidoglycolate lyase, whose protein sequence is MTLPLTLHQLKAQPITPQAFAPFGQVIFPSADEAPFGPADAQLRLDAGIPRFYIMTLAAKGTRFRTITRHQRCTQCLGALEGKDWLMAVAPPGAAAQPNPQDIRAFHIPGNCFIKLEVGTWHAGPYFRHAAVSFYNLELSNTNEVDHQTCDLAGELGLEFEMVDG
- a CDS encoding response regulator transcription factor, whose product is MPLTILIAEDDEGTRLSLCDYLELEGYSVLMASHGEMALQQVFTHQPQLIITDVGMPGLDGYTLVQKVRQLPAFRLLPVIFLTAHNQTQDRIRGYQMGGDLYLPKPFELTEIGAIVRNLLERSQLIQSAWIQQVALSTAQQRAMQTEDSSAEVAPWSPTPSELMADFTAREQDVLALLSDGLSNSQIGDRLFLSPRTVEKYVSSLLRKTETSNRSELLRFAISHHLVP
- a CDS encoding DUF1636 domain-containing protein yields the protein MTQQSTLFVCSLCKFPQPAPAAGDNTGGQYLIDQLTRCLDGEHAIAIQPVRCMAACGQACNAALSAPGKLTFIFNGLSPQTAAPDLAEFCRQYAEATGGKVAYGLRSQPIKQATAYVLPPLAAGAVEAAIAR
- a CDS encoding response regulator transcription factor, which encodes MDSLELAPQTQSNLRVGLGRVLVVEDEELIRETVALGLAEEGFDILVAEDGLTALDMLGGTSVSSHANRPEINLVVLDLMLPGMNGLDLCRLLRHQSIDVPILVLSAKGTETDRVVGLEIGADDYLTKPFGMRELVARCRALLRRQRGKGKTEKDNVLQFEDITLHPQECRVFLKGEEINLSPKEFRILELFMGQPRRVWSRDQIIDQVWGHDFMGDNKTVDVHIRWIREKLEVDPSHPHYLKTVRGFGYRLG
- a CDS encoding T3SS (YopN, CesT) and YbjN peptide-binding chaperone 1 gives rise to the protein MEFKTPSQETVYHRILPWMHELFGESLVVFEDEPLFIVNLGSAVASTRVVPWHTDETLITTRAYVVTDIDLTPELGYYLLRENNGIYFGRFAYDAEDDIVFEHSLVGESCDRLELNHSVTTVIRIADSYDDEIVARWGGKRALDRWAS
- a CDS encoding peptidoglycan recognition family protein — encoded protein: MTRRWIWLALVGALVTLLGLGLSPARAAGPLQPQLTVSGLPPMQTTPDVALQPLKAMQPGPTDFAAPAALPLAQAASPRQVTALADPSNYGDRFATDINGQVLHNDFIAVIHETVGSAQSALNLFRTHHPRDQDQVSYHTLIGRDGTVYYIVPPEKRAFGAGNSVFNGPNGPETVRTNPAFPPSVNNFAYHISLETPGDGMNNRRSHSGYTQAQYASLAWLLAQTTIPDNRITTHQAVDRSGNRMDPRSFNGQGLFSLLRQYPTRSGLSG
- a CDS encoding aminopeptidase P family protein: MPLQSLVLQALQQRRDRLAQQHPGPVMLWSGRAVSRNFPANVYPFRANSHFLYFAGLSLANAAIHLEGGQLTLFMDDPTPEAALWHGPAPSREAIAAEIGANAAYPYGHAERYRQAAATLPAQNSIERDRSLALVEALVALRLHHDTAALEQIKAAAAVSVLAHQAGMAATPKAKTEAQVRAAMEQVIMAHDMTCAYNSIVTVHGEVLHNEQYHHTLAPNDLLLADVGAEAPSGWASDITRTWPVSGRFTPAQREIYTVVLAAHDACIAAAKPGIEYRDLHLLACRTLAQGLVELGLLQGQPDSLVERDVHALFFPHGVGHLLGLDVHDMEDLGDVAGYAPGRQRSDRFGLKFLRLDRPLAANMVVTIEPGFYQVPGILAPARQSGLYDDAVNWERLEAFREVRGIRIEDDVQITATGCTVLTAALPTQVEAIETLASAA